One genomic segment of Bradyrhizobium diazoefficiens includes these proteins:
- a CDS encoding succinate dehydrogenase assembly factor 2 — translation MTGTTRSSNGLDDRRKRLLFRCWHRGTREMDLILGRFADAEIGKLSDTELTELETLLEVNDPDLYAAITGDKVLPADVTGAIFARIKAFPVADGNA, via the coding sequence ATGACGGGAACGACACGATCGAGCAACGGCCTGGACGACCGCCGCAAGCGGCTCCTGTTCCGCTGCTGGCACCGCGGCACGCGCGAGATGGACCTGATCCTCGGCCGCTTCGCGGACGCCGAGATCGGCAAGCTGTCCGATACCGAGCTCACCGAGCTCGAGACCCTGCTCGAGGTCAACGATCCCGATCTGTATGCCGCCATCACTGGTGACAAGGTGCTGCCGGCCGACGTCACCGGCGCGATCTTCGCGCGCATCAAGGCGTTTCCGGTCGCGGACGGCAACGCATGA